One Candidatus Nitrotoga arctica genomic window, AACATTGCACCGACGGTGCGGTTAACATTGCGAATGCGGCCTTCTATTGTTACCGGCAACTTGCTTTCCAACGCAGGCATGGCTTCGGCAATAAGCCGATGATCCAACGCCTGAGTCAGTCCATGATCCTGTTCTTCGGCATGGCGGCGCGCTACGCTAACTGGTACATCAGGCTGATGGAAAATTTTGGAGAAGTCCAGACCCTTGGCTTTCCAATGTTCAATGACATGTTTTGCGTCAAGCAATTCGCTACGACCGATCAGATCATCGAACTTGCGAATACCGATCTGCGCCATGTATTCGCGCACTTCTTCGGCCACAAAGAAAAAATAATTCACCACGTGCTCAGGCTGACCGGTGAATTTCTTGCGTAGTTTGGGGTCTTGCGTAGCCACGCCCACCGGGCAGGTGTTGAGATGGCATTTGCGCATCATGATGCAGCCCTCCACTACCAGTGGCGCTGTGGCAAAACCGAACTCATCCGCGCCGAGTAAGGCACCAATTAACACATCGCGCCCGGTCTTCAACTGGCCATCCACCTGCAAAACAATACGACCACGCAACCGGTTTAATACCAGCGTTTGCTGAGCTTCCGCCAGCCCCAGTTCCCACGGGGTGCCGGCATGCTTGATGGAAGACAAGGGCGAGGCGCCAGTGCCACCATCATGGCCAGCAACAGTTATATGATCCGCCTTGGCCTTGGCCACACCGGCCGCCACCGTACCAACGCCCACTTCCGATACCAGCTTGACCGAAATGGAGGCGCGCGGATTGGCGTTCTTCAGATCATGAATGAGCTGCGCCAGGTCTTCGATGGAATATATATCGTGATGCGGCGGCGGTGAAATCAACCCCACACCAGGTATGGCGAAACGCAGTTTAGCGATGTACTCTGACACCTTGTGACCGGGCAACTGACCGCCTTCACCGGGCTTTGCGCCCTGCGCCATCTTGATTTGAATTTGATCGGCGCTCGTCAAATATTCCGCTGTTACACCAAAGCGACCCGAGGCCACTTGTTTTATTTTGGAGCGCAATGAATCGCCTGGCAACAAAGTCAGATCAGCTTCAATGCGTCCCTTTCCTATAATTTCAGATAATTTTTCACCGCCTTTAATCGACTTGAAACGCATCGGGTCTTCACCGCCTTCGCCCGTGTTAGATTTCCCCCCGATACGGTTCATTGCAATGGCCAAAGCGGTGTGCGCCTCGGTGGAAATAGATCCAAGCGACATTGCTCCCGTAGCAAAACGTTTAACGATTTCTTTTGCCGGTTCGACCTCTGCCAGCGGCACGGGCGCGCCGGCGGGCTTGATCTCAAATAAGCCGCGCAATGTCTTCATGTGCTGAGTCTGATCGTTAATCAGCTTTGCGTATTCTTTGTATGTCTGCCCATTGTTGGAACGCGTGGCATGTTGCAGCTTGGCGACGACATCCGGCGTCCACATATGCTCTTCACCCCGCACACGATAGGCATATTCTCCTCCCGCTTCCAGCGCATTGGACAGCACCGGATCGTTGCCGAAAGCGGCTTGATGAATGCGCATTGCTTCCTCGGCTACTTCATGTAAGCCAATGCCTTCGATCTGGGTCGCCGTGCCGGTGAAATACTGCGATATAAAATCAGCGTTCAGGCCGATTGCCTCGAAAATCTGCCCGCCGCAATAAGACTGATAAGTGGAGATGCCCATTTTGGACATTACCTTGAGCAGCCCTTTGTTTATCGCCTTAATGAAACGCTTATTCGCATCCTTGTTCGATAGACCCGCAGGTAAATAATCGCTCATGGCAGCAATAGTTTCATAGGCCAGCCACGGGCATATCGCCTCAGCGCCATAACCGGCAAGTAGTGCGAAGTGATGGGTTTCACGCACAGAACCGGAGTCCACCACCAGTCCGGTGCTGGTGCGCAGCCCTTCGCGTACCAGATGATGGTGCACTCCTGCACAAGCCAGCAAAGCCGGAATCGCCACGCGTATACTTGAAATCGCACGGTCGGACAAAATCAGCACGTTGTAACCATCCGCCACCGCCTGATCGGCTGCGGCACTCAGCGCTTTGATCGCGCCCTCGCAACCCGCCGCGCCCTGTACCGCAGGATAAGTGATATCCAGCACCAGCGCTTTGTAACGTCCTTGTGTCAATGTGCTGATGTCGCGCAGCTTGGCTAAATCTTTATTGGACAGCACAGGCTGATGCACCTCAAGGCGCAGCGGCGGATCGGTCTCGTCGATACCGAGCAGATTGGGCTTTGGGCCAATAAACGAAGTAAGCGACATGACGATCTCTTCACGGATCGGATCGATAGGCGGGTTAGTCACCTGAGCGAAAAGCTGCTTGAAATAGCTGTACAGAACTTTGTTCTTATCTGACAACACAGGCAAAGTGGCATCATTACCCATAGAGCCAGTTGCTTCTTCCCCTGCGGCAGCCATGGGCGCAAGAATGAATTTGATGTCTTCCTGCGAATAGCCGAATGCCTGCTGAGTATCCAGCAGACTGGTGTCTAACAAGCTTTGCTTTATATCTACACTGGGCAGGTCGCCGAGGAAATAACGTGACTTCTCAATCCACTCGCGATACGGTTTTGCGGTAGCGAGCTGCTGCTTCAATTCGGTGTCATCTATAATACGGCCGGCTTCCAAATCGATGAGGAACATCTTGCCCGGTTGTAGCCGCCACTTTTTCACAATCTTGCTTTGCGGGATATCCAGCACACCCATTTCAGATGCCATCAACACCAAGTCATCATCTGTAATCAGATAGCGCGCTGGGCGCAGGCCGTTGCGATCCAGCGTCGCGCCGATCATGCGACCATCCGTGAAAGCCACGGCAGCGGGCCCATCCCACGGCTCCATCAACGCAGCATGGTATTCATAAAAAGCGCGGCGCTCTTCATCCATCAATGGGTTGCCTGCCCAGGCTTCAGGAATCAGCAGCATCATTGCGTGCGGCAGCGAATAACCGCCTGCCACCAGCAGTTCCAGTGCATTATCAAAACAGGCAGAATCAGATTGACCTTCTACAATTAACGGCCACAACTTTTCCAGATCTGCGCCCAGCAGCCTGGATGACATCGCTGCATGACGCGCTGTCATCCAGTTCACGTTACCGCGCAAGGTATTGATCTCGCCGTTGTGCGCAATCATGCGGAATGGATGCGCCAGATCCCAGGAGGGGAAAGTATTGGTGGAAAAACGTTGATGTACCAGCGCCAATGCGCTGACCATACTTTCATCTTGCAGATCGAGGTAATATTTGCCAACCTGATCGGCCAGCAACATACCCTTGTATACGATAGTACGCGCAGAAAACGAAGGTATGTAGAAACCCCGCCCTTGCTCATTGGACAGGCCGCGCACAGCGTGTTCTGCGGTCTTGCGAATGACAAACAACTTACGCTCGAAGCTGTCGACATCCGCGCAATTCGCACCGCACCCAATGAATACTTGACGTACCACTGGCTCAACCGCCTTAACACTCTCACCCAAGCTACTATTGTCCACTGGCACATCACGCCAGCCCAACAAAATTTGTCCTTCCGCAACAATTTTGTCGGCAATCACCTGCTCGCAGGCGGCACGTGCCGCCGTATCGCGCGGCAGGAACAACATACCCACCCCGTATTTGCCCGCCGCCGGCAGGGACATACCCTGTGCAGCGCATGCTTTACGCAAAAATGCATCTGGAATCTGGATCAGAATACCCGCACCATCTCCCGCCAAGGGGTCAGCGCCCACCGCGCCGCGATGAGTAAGATTTTTGAGTATCTGCAGGCCTTGACATATCATGTCATGGCTCTGCTTACCCTTAATATGCGCCACAAAGCCCACTCCGCAAGCATCGTGCTCATGGCGCGGGTCATACAAACCCTGCTGGACCGGCAACGAAGAATGACTCACACGTTGTTCCTCATTAAAAATCACTAACCCCAAAAAAAGTGGCGACACAAATCGCCACAGCGCTATCAATACAATCTATGTCTACAAAAAAATACAAGGCGAAAGGGCGGAAATATTACCTTGTCTCGGGACGAACAGCAACCTAGAACCTGTTCGAATATGAAATTCAGGCTAAACAGCGGTGTAATTCCACCAAGGACAAGACCAAGATACAGCTCCCTGAGTCATGTGTTTCGCTAACCATTACACTTCCTTTACACCCTGCAACATTATTATTAGGGATCTATAAAATCCGTATCTAACAACGTCTGTTGCGCAGCGGTTTTTGCCAATTTTTTGGATTCGCATATTCAGACATAATAAAAAGCTATCTGCATTAGGTGGCTTTTTTTTTATCTTTTTTGGTATGCTGTGCCCATAAATTGACCCATGCACTGAGCCACATATATTTAATTTTCAGACCTGTTAATTTTTAGATGCGTATTCAGCCATTGATTCAATCTTCGCTGTTTGATGTTGCCGATTGGCAGGTGGACTCCGAATTTGCTATCTTCCCCCAGGGCGCCCGTGCGAAAGAGGCAGTATTTGCGCCTAAGGCCCCTGCTGATCCAGTGATCGTCGGGGACAAACGATATTTATTTAAACGCTCAAAAAGATGTTACCCCGATCAATTTTGGGGAGAGGTCGTTGCTTATCGTATTGGGTGCTTGCTTGGAGTAGAAGTACCACCTGCTTTCGTTGCCTATAATTCGAGGACCGGCCATTGCGCCGCCTTAATTGAGTGGTTTTACACTGATGGGGTTGAATCGCTCATTATGGGGGGCGAGTTCCTCCAGCAAATTTTTCCAGATTTTGATCGTAAACACGGAACACACCATAATGTGATTGAAAACACTTGGCTTATGCGTTCCTTATCGCAGCAAAGTCTTGTAACCGATTGGATTCAGTGGTGGGTGCACGCACTGTTGTTTGATGCTTTAATTGGTAATACTGACCGTCATCAGGATAACTGGGGTTTGATCTTTAGTTTTTTTAATAACAAAGTAAAATGCAAGCTCACTCCATTATTTGACAA contains:
- a CDS encoding glutamate synthase-related protein; translated protein: MGFVAHIKGKQSHDMICQGLQILKNLTHRGAVGADPLAGDGAGILIQIPDAFLRKACAAQGMSLPAAGKYGVGMLFLPRDTAARAACEQVIADKIVAEGQILLGWRDVPVDNSSLGESVKAVEPVVRQVFIGCGANCADVDSFERKLFVIRKTAEHAVRGLSNEQGRGFYIPSFSARTIVYKGMLLADQVGKYYLDLQDESMVSALALVHQRFSTNTFPSWDLAHPFRMIAHNGEINTLRGNVNWMTARHAAMSSRLLGADLEKLWPLIVEGQSDSACFDNALELLVAGGYSLPHAMMLLIPEAWAGNPLMDEERRAFYEYHAALMEPWDGPAAVAFTDGRMIGATLDRNGLRPARYLITDDDLVLMASEMGVLDIPQSKIVKKWRLQPGKMFLIDLEAGRIIDDTELKQQLATAKPYREWIEKSRYFLGDLPSVDIKQSLLDTSLLDTQQAFGYSQEDIKFILAPMAAAGEEATGSMGNDATLPVLSDKNKVLYSYFKQLFAQVTNPPIDPIREEIVMSLTSFIGPKPNLLGIDETDPPLRLEVHQPVLSNKDLAKLRDISTLTQGRYKALVLDITYPAVQGAAGCEGAIKALSAAADQAVADGYNVLILSDRAISSIRVAIPALLACAGVHHHLVREGLRTSTGLVVDSGSVRETHHFALLAGYGAEAICPWLAYETIAAMSDYLPAGLSNKDANKRFIKAINKGLLKVMSKMGISTYQSYCGGQIFEAIGLNADFISQYFTGTATQIEGIGLHEVAEEAMRIHQAAFGNDPVLSNALEAGGEYAYRVRGEEHMWTPDVVAKLQHATRSNNGQTYKEYAKLINDQTQHMKTLRGLFEIKPAGAPVPLAEVEPAKEIVKRFATGAMSLGSISTEAHTALAIAMNRIGGKSNTGEGGEDPMRFKSIKGGEKLSEIIGKGRIEADLTLLPGDSLRSKIKQVASGRFGVTAEYLTSADQIQIKMAQGAKPGEGGQLPGHKVSEYIAKLRFAIPGVGLISPPPHHDIYSIEDLAQLIHDLKNANPRASISVKLVSEVGVGTVAAGVAKAKADHITVAGHDGGTGASPLSSIKHAGTPWELGLAEAQQTLVLNRLRGRIVLQVDGQLKTGRDVLIGALLGADEFGFATAPLVVEGCIMMRKCHLNTCPVGVATQDPKLRKKFTGQPEHVVNYFFFVAEEVREYMAQIGIRKFDDLIGRSELLDAKHVIEHWKAKGLDFSKIFHQPDVPVSVARRHAEEQDHGLTQALDHRLIAEAMPALESKLPVTIEGRIRNVNRTVGAMLSHEVAKRYGQAGLPNDTITVKLQGTAGQSFGAFLAHGITFELSGEGNDYVGKGLCGGRIVVLPPKECNIVAEENIIVGNTVLYGATSGECYFRGVAGERFAVRNSGAIAVVEGLGDHGCEYMTGGIVVVLGQTGRNFAAGMSGGIAYVLDEDGGFEHRCNLAMVQLEPVPDEAAASELGEVETHGRVHFNHLGKADEQVLHDMVSAHLRYTSSVRAQDILNNWARYLPKFVKVMPTEYRRALQEVAAEQTKQLEAV
- a CDS encoding HipA domain-containing protein, which encodes MRIQPLIQSSLFDVADWQVDSEFAIFPQGARAKEAVFAPKAPADPVIVGDKRYLFKRSKRCYPDQFWGEVVAYRIGCLLGVEVPPAFVAYNSRTGHCAALIEWFYTDGVESLIMGGEFLQQIFPDFDRKHGTHHNVIENTWLMRSLSQQSLVTDWIQWWVHALLFDALIGNTDRHQDNWGLIFSFFNNKVKCKLTPLFDNGTSLGHERFPNKVKNWEDIDIGQYINNTKACHHVKWSREINGPVIKGHFELLERALEEWPEMREEIRTKLNFSLDDMSEVVNSLSQINAPEPFSRDRITFVLRLLAHRYKRLKSLLL